A genome region from Coprococcus phoceensis includes the following:
- a CDS encoding DUF551 domain-containing protein — protein sequence MNVLEKILEEIKEVEKKFVVGHEVLFALGATGIATEIEEIIRSHMNDEDNNGWIPVEDGLPEEGEEVEVTIEEMADSAGGMRYYTKTAWVQEERWVIKRNPCNPRVIAWRSLPEPYKPKKLQTEEKSVQ from the coding sequence ATGAACGTACTAGAGAAGATTTTGGAAGAGATAAAAGAAGTCGAGAAAAAGTTTGTAGTTGGACATGAAGTGTTATTTGCTTTAGGTGCTACTGGAATAGCAACTGAAATTGAAGAAATCATCCGTTCGCACATGAACGATGAAGACAATAACGGTTGGATTCCAGTAGAGGACGGATTGCCGGAAGAAGGAGAAGAAGTGGAAGTAACTATCGAGGAGATGGCTGATAGTGCTGGTGGAATGAGATATTATACAAAAACAGCATGGGTGCAGGAGGAGCGTTGGGTTATAAAACGCAATCCTTGCAATCCGAGAGTAATAGCCTGGCGTTCACTTCCGGAACCATACAAGCCTAAGAAACTACAAACAGAGGAGAAGTCGGTACAATGA
- a CDS encoding SLATT domain-containing protein, whose product MKSKKKKCNNSLKEQEKNEVPKYDKAKWKNIIDTTQSNYANMIKRLDKSQKMSNFVLIYYSIFLIVNTLTGKYFPEYFNLKVSEYFGVILSIIVLAYSIINNSANYSIRISRIEESLNKLKTIKRNLETSELEKCVDEYNKITDNTERRSDVDFFITVKHLCNEFGISWITKKKKKEKKEKQMETNTNISGEEDKKQKQIVNNYISEINVWLEEGKIICQNIWYVVLVLVPIVIFTMCVVAQGSGNF is encoded by the coding sequence ATGAAAAGCAAGAAGAAAAAATGTAACAACTCATTAAAAGAGCAAGAAAAAAATGAAGTTCCTAAATATGATAAGGCAAAGTGGAAAAACATAATTGATACGACACAAAGTAATTATGCAAATATGATAAAGCGATTAGATAAAAGCCAAAAGATGTCAAATTTTGTATTAATTTATTATAGTATTTTTTTGATTGTAAATACGTTAACGGGAAAATATTTTCCAGAGTATTTTAATCTAAAAGTTTCTGAGTATTTTGGGGTTATATTGTCTATCATTGTTTTAGCGTATTCTATAATAAATAATAGTGCTAATTATTCAATAAGAATATCTCGCATTGAAGAATCGCTAAATAAATTAAAAACAATTAAGCGTAATTTGGAAACTAGCGAATTAGAGAAATGTGTAGATGAATATAATAAAATAACTGATAATACAGAAAGAAGATCAGACGTTGATTTTTTTATTACAGTAAAACATTTATGCAATGAATTTGGAATAAGTTGGATAACAAAGAAAAAAAAGAAAGAAAAGAAAGAAAAGCAAATGGAAACTAATACAAATATTTCAGGGGAAGAAGATAAAAAACAAAAACAAATTGTTAATAATTATATCAGCGAGATTAATGTTTGGTTAGAAGAGGGGAAGATAATATGCCAAAATATATGGTATGTAGTATTAGTTTTAGTTCCAATTGTTATTTTTACGATGTGTGTTGTAGCACAAGGAAGTGGAAATTTTTAA
- a CDS encoding terminase small subunit has protein sequence MTEKQKIFADEYLIDLNATRAYRAAYPSVKKDETARANGSRMLTNANVAGYISDRMNERQKRTEITQDMVLQELASIAFARATDYVEIKVDGTNSVVMVKPTTELSEEQIGAIAGIKEGANGIEIKLNDKEKALEMLGRHLGMWNDKLDVAGDMDMKIVVDYGDEDETS, from the coding sequence ATGACAGAAAAACAGAAAATATTTGCAGATGAATACTTGATTGATTTGAATGCTACACGGGCTTACCGCGCGGCATATCCATCCGTGAAGAAAGATGAAACAGCGAGGGCAAATGGAAGCAGAATGCTAACAAATGCTAACGTTGCAGGGTATATTTCAGATCGAATGAACGAACGCCAAAAGCGAACGGAAATCACACAGGATATGGTGCTTCAAGAGTTGGCTTCGATTGCTTTTGCAAGGGCAACAGATTATGTAGAAATTAAAGTTGATGGTACAAATAGCGTGGTTATGGTGAAGCCAACTACAGAACTGTCAGAAGAGCAGATAGGAGCAATCGCAGGAATCAAAGAGGGAGCTAATGGAATTGAAATCAAATTGAATGATAAAGAAAAGGCGTTGGAAATGTTAGGACGTCATTTAGGTATGTGGAATGATAAACTGGATGTGGCAGGAGATATGGACATGAAGATTGTAGTAGACTACGGTGATGAAGATGAAACAAGTTAA
- a CDS encoding PBSX family phage terminase large subunit: MKMKQVKVGFNGNFKEFNECKKRYRLAKGSAGSGKSVNIAQNFIIKLGDPKYKGANLLCVRKVDTTNKDSTYAELKSAIYKIYGDKAGLFWQIRSNPMELISKVTGNKIIFRGMKDDGQREKVKSITFDVGKLTWIWIEEATELYEADVDILDDRLRGDLSFNPFLYYQITFSFNPVSATHWLKAKYFDIKSDDVYTHQSTYLQNRFIDEAYHRRMMMRKERDPDGYRIYGLGEWGEIGGLILTNYVVEEFDTSPERFDYMVNSQDFGFNHANCIGEVGFKDGDIYLCRELYVFEKDTSEIIQLTEGKFQKRIIMYCDSAEPDRIKMWQKAGYRACPVKKEPNSVKAQIDYLKQHTIHIYPSCVNTIKEIQQWKWRKDEKTNTFTDEPVNFFDDAMAMLRYSIEQERKGKVKLKTFRGGI; this comes from the coding sequence ATGAAGATGAAACAAGTTAAGGTGGGATTTAACGGGAATTTCAAAGAATTTAATGAGTGCAAGAAACGATACCGATTGGCAAAAGGCTCTGCTGGCTCTGGAAAGTCGGTAAACATTGCACAGAATTTTATCATCAAACTTGGTGATCCAAAGTATAAAGGCGCGAATCTTCTGTGTGTCCGGAAAGTAGACACAACAAACAAAGATAGTACCTATGCGGAGTTGAAGAGCGCAATATACAAAATATACGGAGATAAAGCGGGATTATTCTGGCAGATCAGAAGCAATCCGATGGAGCTGATCTCTAAAGTGACTGGAAATAAAATAATTTTCCGAGGGATGAAAGATGATGGACAGCGAGAAAAAGTAAAGTCTATCACATTCGATGTCGGAAAACTAACATGGATATGGATTGAAGAAGCAACGGAACTTTATGAAGCGGATGTCGATATTCTCGATGACCGACTCAGAGGTGACTTGTCATTCAATCCATTTTTGTATTATCAGATCACATTCAGCTTCAATCCGGTGTCAGCAACGCACTGGTTAAAAGCAAAATATTTCGACATAAAAAGTGATGATGTATACACACACCAGTCTACGTACCTGCAGAACCGGTTCATAGACGAAGCATATCACCGACGCATGATGATGCGTAAAGAACGTGATCCGGATGGGTATCGGATTTACGGACTTGGGGAGTGGGGAGAAATAGGCGGTTTGATTCTTACAAATTATGTGGTCGAGGAGTTCGACACATCTCCAGAAAGATTCGATTACATGGTAAATTCACAGGATTTTGGATTCAACCATGCGAACTGCATTGGGGAGGTTGGATTCAAAGATGGGGATATCTACTTATGCCGGGAATTGTATGTATTTGAGAAAGATACATCCGAGATTATACAGCTGACCGAAGGGAAGTTTCAGAAGCGAATTATCATGTACTGCGATTCTGCGGAGCCGGATAGGATTAAGATGTGGCAAAAAGCAGGATACAGAGCATGTCCGGTTAAGAAAGAGCCGAACAGTGTAAAGGCGCAGATTGATTATTTGAAGCAGCACACGATCCACATTTATCCGTCTTGCGTGAATACGATTAAAGAGATTCAGCAGTGGAAATGGCGAAAAGATGAGAAGACGAATACTTTCACGGACGAGCCAGTGAATTTCTTTGATGATGCGATGGCGATGCTTAGATATTCCATTGAGCAGGAGAGAAAGGGCAAAGTGAAACTAAAGACCTTTAGAGGAGGAATATAG
- a CDS encoding phage portal protein, whose translation MNGKRPYKLPEPLLCSADKEINMTLVDEYIRKHEKRMPRYNYLENLYKGFHDVFHLPEKESWKPDNRLAVNFPRYITETFLGYAYGIPVKKSHPDTKIKDVIIEFDRDNDISDQEYELAKKCCIYGHAFEYFYQDEEAKTKTVICNPKELFVVYDDTVKNRALFAIRYGYKDDKVTRHGEILTREKIIPFEGEIMQESIPNPYGRINCVEYMLNDERIGLYEEVSGMVETYNRVIGEKANDVDSFAEAYLAVLGAELDEDGVYKIRDNRIINLYGTESAKDIIVQFLGKPTADGTQENLLNRLEDLIYQTSMVANISDDSFGNASGTSLAYKLQSMSNLALTFDRKIEKSMRKRYKLFCSLATNVSDQDAWKDIDFTMSRNIPKNLLEEAQTAQALEDVVSKETQLSVLSIVKDVSEEMDRMEKDEKKRQKTIVEKRMFGGAADEQQDVLEE comes from the coding sequence ATGAATGGAAAAAGACCATATAAATTGCCGGAACCGCTTTTATGTTCCGCTGATAAAGAAATCAATATGACATTGGTAGATGAATACATCCGAAAACATGAGAAAAGGATGCCAAGATATAACTACCTTGAAAATCTATACAAAGGATTTCACGATGTATTCCATCTTCCGGAAAAGGAATCATGGAAGCCGGATAACCGACTGGCAGTAAATTTTCCACGGTACATCACTGAAACATTTTTGGGATATGCCTATGGGATTCCGGTGAAAAAATCACATCCGGATACAAAGATTAAAGATGTAATTATTGAGTTCGACAGAGATAATGATATTTCTGATCAGGAATACGAGCTTGCGAAGAAATGCTGTATTTATGGACATGCATTTGAGTATTTTTACCAGGATGAAGAGGCAAAGACAAAGACCGTGATATGCAATCCAAAAGAACTGTTTGTCGTCTATGATGATACCGTAAAGAACCGTGCACTATTTGCTATCAGATATGGATATAAAGATGATAAAGTCACAAGGCACGGAGAAATACTGACAAGAGAGAAAATCATCCCATTCGAGGGGGAAATCATGCAGGAGAGCATACCGAATCCCTATGGTCGTATTAATTGTGTAGAATACATGTTAAATGATGAGAGAATCGGACTTTATGAAGAAGTATCCGGCATGGTAGAAACATATAACAGAGTAATAGGAGAAAAGGCAAATGATGTGGATTCTTTCGCAGAGGCATATCTAGCAGTGCTTGGCGCCGAGCTGGATGAGGATGGTGTTTATAAGATCCGGGACAATCGAATTATAAATCTTTATGGTACGGAAAGTGCAAAAGATATTATCGTGCAGTTTCTTGGCAAACCAACTGCAGACGGAACGCAGGAAAATCTTTTGAATCGGCTTGAGGATTTGATTTATCAGACAAGTATGGTAGCAAATATTTCGGATGATTCTTTTGGAAACGCTTCTGGAACATCCCTTGCATACAAATTACAGTCCATGAGCAATCTTGCACTAACATTCGACCGTAAAATTGAAAAGTCCATGAGAAAGCGATATAAGCTGTTTTGCTCTCTTGCAACGAATGTATCTGATCAGGATGCATGGAAAGATATTGATTTTACAATGAGCAGAAATATCCCGAAAAATCTCCTCGAAGAAGCGCAGACAGCACAGGCACTTGAAGATGTTGTGTCAAAGGAGACCCAGCTTTCTGTTCTGTCTATTGTAAAAGATGTTTCCGAGGAAATGGATCGAATGGAGAAGGATGAAAAAAAGAGACAGAAAACAATCGTAGAAAAACGGATGTTCGGAGGTGCGGCAGATGAGCAGCAGGACGTACTGGAAGAATAG
- a CDS encoding minor capsid protein, producing the protein MSSRTYWKNREEEQRKKNIRDEAEYVKEIGKIYVNMMDEIQKEINGFYTKYAKAEGISITEAKKRVSKMDIDAYSRKAAQYVKDKNFLKEANEEMRLYNAAMKINRLEMLKANIGIHLVGGFDALQKYFDQILTEKTLEEFERQAGILGESIQNNAKMAHSIVNASFHNAKYSDRIWMYQDMMKAELAKLLQTGLIQGKNPRVLAKHLTKLFGVSRENAERLMITELSRVQAEAQKQSYIRNGFDEYEFIAEPTACPICRALDGKHFKVSKMMPGENAHPMHPRCRCSTAAYMDDKEYREWLDGYSKHGMNFEEWKNRREKEESKTKYKYKNTVVDSKLINSPEYRRRIDKISNITKVNRNIWKLSKDMLLHRSGTKFEDLAYIDEKTGKYEINKDYNAESRAKPNKKMDAMLKDAEPYTIIGIHNHPGSSVPSMGDLLACLYRQYKCGVVVCHDGKIYKYFVDEEKFNQVLAHFALDNLERTGYTDEVKKQFVDAGVCLEVL; encoded by the coding sequence ATGAGCAGCAGGACGTACTGGAAGAATAGGGAAGAAGAGCAGCGAAAGAAGAATATTAGGGATGAAGCCGAATATGTAAAAGAGATCGGGAAGATCTATGTGAACATGATGGATGAGATCCAAAAAGAAATAAATGGATTCTATACAAAATACGCAAAAGCAGAGGGGATCTCGATTACAGAAGCGAAAAAGCGGGTATCCAAAATGGACATTGATGCGTACAGCCGGAAAGCAGCACAGTATGTAAAGGATAAAAATTTTTTGAAGGAAGCCAATGAGGAAATGAGGCTTTACAATGCAGCCATGAAAATCAACCGGCTGGAAATGCTGAAAGCTAATATCGGAATACATCTTGTCGGTGGATTTGATGCGTTGCAGAAGTATTTTGACCAGATCCTGACGGAGAAAACGCTGGAAGAATTTGAAAGGCAGGCAGGTATCTTAGGGGAATCCATTCAGAACAATGCGAAGATGGCACATTCGATCGTAAATGCTTCATTCCATAATGCAAAATATTCGGATCGTATATGGATGTACCAGGATATGATGAAAGCAGAACTGGCGAAACTCTTACAAACAGGTCTGATACAGGGAAAGAATCCAAGAGTATTGGCAAAACATCTTACCAAACTGTTTGGAGTAAGCCGGGAAAATGCAGAGCGACTGATGATAACGGAACTGTCAAGGGTGCAGGCAGAAGCGCAGAAACAGTCTTATATCCGCAATGGATTTGATGAGTATGAGTTTATCGCGGAGCCGACTGCCTGCCCGATCTGTAGGGCTTTAGACGGAAAACATTTTAAAGTATCAAAAATGATGCCAGGAGAAAATGCACATCCAATGCATCCACGTTGCCGGTGCAGTACAGCAGCATATATGGACGATAAAGAGTATCGAGAGTGGTTGGATGGGTATTCTAAACATGGGATGAATTTTGAGGAATGGAAAAATAGGAGAGAGAAAGAAGAAAGCAAGACGAAGTATAAGTACAAAAATACAGTTGTTGATTCAAAGCTCATTAATTCTCCAGAATACAGAAGACGAATTGATAAGATTTCCAATATAACAAAGGTCAACAGAAATATATGGAAGCTTTCGAAAGATATGTTACTCCACAGATCAGGAACAAAGTTTGAAGATTTAGCATATATTGATGAAAAAACGGGAAAATATGAAATCAATAAGGATTATAATGCTGAAAGTCGTGCAAAGCCGAATAAGAAAATGGACGCAATGCTGAAAGATGCAGAGCCGTATACCATCATTGGAATACATAATCATCCAGGAAGCAGCGTTCCAAGTATGGGAGACTTGCTCGCATGCTTATACAGGCAATATAAGTGTGGAGTAGTAGTGTGTCATGATGGAAAAATATATAAATATTTCGTTGATGAGGAAAAGTTTAATCAAGTATTAGCACATTTTGCACTTGATAACTTAGAAAGAACAGGATATACTGATGAAGTAAAGAAGCAGTTTGTAGATGCGGGGGTCTGTTTGGAGGTGTTATGA
- a CDS encoding ImmA/IrrE family metallo-endopeptidase, with translation MSIPEKVKVLYKEYTVEEQQNLHDEEGDLYGLIQYLPEKIVLNADASEEQKKSTLVHELLHALDEMYSIELEEKQVEKLGNALYMLHCDNPQLFHAEGGR, from the coding sequence ATGAGCATACCAGAGAAAGTAAAAGTTTTATATAAAGAATATACAGTAGAAGAACAACAGAATCTACATGATGAAGAAGGCGATTTGTATGGGCTGATACAGTATCTCCCAGAGAAAATCGTCCTGAATGCAGATGCGTCAGAAGAACAGAAAAAATCGACTTTAGTACATGAATTGTTGCATGCACTTGATGAAATGTACAGTATTGAACTGGAAGAGAAGCAGGTTGAGAAACTTGGAAATGCGTTGTATATGCTACATTGCGATAATCCACAATTGTTTCACGCCGAAGGGGGGCGATAA
- a CDS encoding ribosomal-processing cysteine protease Prp has product MIEVRIRPERIKISGHARYAEPGKDIVCAAVTALTQTLIKSIEELTDDEIEYSISPGRVDINHRNLSEKSKTLVDSFFISVCLIADEFPEYVRVL; this is encoded by the coding sequence TTGATTGAGGTAAGAATCCGTCCAGAGCGAATTAAAATCTCTGGACACGCCAGGTATGCAGAACCTGGAAAAGATATTGTTTGTGCGGCTGTTACAGCACTCACACAGACGTTGATCAAGTCGATTGAAGAATTGACGGATGACGAAATAGAATACAGCATATCCCCCGGAAGGGTTGATATAAATCATAGGAATCTATCGGAGAAATCAAAAACTTTGGTAGATTCCTTTTTCATTAGCGTTTGTTTGATTGCCGATGAGTTCCCGGAGTATGTCCGGGTATTGTAA
- a CDS encoding DUF4355 domain-containing protein, with protein sequence MKLREFMALQLFAENEGIGAEGDGSGANGEETHGNEESQGTSGNTFEDFLKDGKNQAEFDRRVNKAIETALGNAKVKWQEDADQKAEEAAKVAKMNAEQKQQYELDKLKKENERLQAESVRNQLGRNAAGVLAEKGIEATQDVLDFVVGADEADTNARIDTLMKIVESQLKKAEIARATGTTPKTMANSGSQLSEFDKRIAKYK encoded by the coding sequence ATGAAACTTAGAGAATTTATGGCATTACAATTATTTGCCGAGAACGAAGGAATTGGGGCGGAAGGCGATGGATCCGGCGCGAACGGCGAAGAAACACATGGCAACGAGGAAAGTCAAGGGACTTCCGGCAACACGTTTGAGGACTTTTTAAAAGACGGAAAGAATCAAGCGGAATTTGACAGAAGAGTCAATAAAGCAATCGAAACTGCACTAGGCAATGCGAAAGTGAAGTGGCAGGAGGATGCTGACCAGAAAGCAGAAGAAGCGGCAAAAGTCGCAAAGATGAATGCAGAACAGAAACAGCAGTACGAACTGGACAAGTTAAAGAAAGAAAATGAGAGATTGCAGGCAGAGTCTGTAAGAAATCAGCTTGGCAGAAATGCGGCAGGGGTGCTTGCAGAGAAAGGCATCGAAGCAACACAAGACGTTCTTGATTTTGTCGTAGGAGCCGATGAGGCAGATACCAATGCAAGAATTGACACTCTCATGAAAATCGTAGAATCCCAGCTTAAGAAAGCCGAGATTGCCAGGGCAACCGGAACTACGCCAAAAACTATGGCAAACTCAGGAAGCCAGTTATCTGAATTTGACAAGCGAATTGCAAAGTATAAGTAA
- a CDS encoding collagen-like triple helix repeat-containing protein: protein MAYTPTTWSDGDVITAEKMNKLEQGVKNEQVGPAGPAGAKGEKGDPGPAGAKGEKGDPGQSYVLPAANKTTIGGVKQMALIADLSTETASDLKSKINAILAEMKKQGIMANS from the coding sequence ATGGCATATACACCAACAACATGGAGCGATGGAGATGTTATCACTGCGGAGAAGATGAATAAATTGGAGCAGGGCGTGAAGAATGAGCAGGTTGGACCAGCAGGACCAGCAGGAGCAAAAGGCGAAAAAGGCGATCCAGGACCAGCAGGAGCAAAAGGCGAAAAAGGCGATCCAGGGCAGAGTTACGTTCTTCCAGCGGCGAATAAAACAACGATTGGCGGTGTGAAACAGATGGCTTTAATTGCAGATTTGTCTACAGAAACAGCATCTGACCTGAAAAGCAAAATCAATGCAATTCTTGCGGAGATGAAAAAACAGGGTATCATGGCAAATTCGTAA
- a CDS encoding phage head-tail connector protein produces the protein MLNDLKKLLGIEDDSLDQKLELILRSVQGRLKLLLGGIEVPEEMNHIVVEVAVIRFNRLGSEGMSSHNVEGENMSYNDNDFDGFMNEIQAFLDSQKESKRGRVRFI, from the coding sequence ATGCTGAATGATTTAAAAAAACTTCTTGGAATCGAGGATGATTCTCTTGATCAGAAACTGGAGTTGATACTCAGATCTGTGCAGGGGCGCCTAAAGCTCCTGCTCGGAGGAATTGAAGTACCGGAGGAAATGAATCATATCGTTGTGGAAGTGGCGGTGATCCGGTTCAACCGGCTAGGTTCCGAGGGGATGTCTTCCCACAATGTCGAGGGCGAGAACATGTCCTACAATGACAACGATTTTGATGGATTTATGAATGAGATACAAGCTTTTTTAGATTCGCAGAAGGAATCAAAACGAGGAAGGGTGCGGTTTATTTGA
- a CDS encoding HK97-gp10 family putative phage morphogenesis protein, producing the protein MAGIKFEGIAKLDKGLKKRMDLNAVKTVVRKNGADMQVKSQRNAPVDTGTLKRSIGLDMSDNGMTATVEPTAEYAPYVELGTRFMEAQPYLKPAFEEQKKQFEKDLQKLVR; encoded by the coding sequence ATGGCAGGCATTAAATTTGAAGGAATCGCAAAGCTGGATAAAGGTTTGAAAAAAAGAATGGATCTGAATGCAGTCAAGACAGTTGTCCGAAAAAACGGAGCTGATATGCAAGTAAAATCACAGAGAAATGCGCCGGTTGATACCGGGACTTTGAAGCGGAGCATAGGTCTTGATATGTCAGACAATGGAATGACTGCCACAGTAGAGCCGACAGCTGAGTATGCTCCATACGTGGAACTCGGAACCCGGTTCATGGAAGCACAGCCGTATTTAAAACCCGCATTTGAGGAGCAGAAGAAACAGTTTGAAAAAGATTTACAAAAGCTTGTGAGGTGA
- a CDS encoding DUF3168 domain-containing protein — MDPQQELFTKLLTEIKSLGYDVYDGFLPPDGTSYPFVYLADSQQTDDANKTAVFGNVYQTIHVWHDNPRQRGTVSKMLLATKNVCRRLDHTENFAWNVRNVNQRILPDTTTKQPLLHGLLEIEFSFS, encoded by the coding sequence ATGGATCCACAACAAGAATTATTTACAAAATTATTAACAGAGATCAAATCATTAGGGTATGACGTATATGACGGTTTTCTTCCGCCGGATGGTACGTCGTATCCTTTTGTTTATCTCGCAGATAGCCAACAGACAGACGATGCCAATAAAACGGCTGTGTTTGGCAATGTGTATCAGACAATTCACGTATGGCACGACAATCCAAGGCAGAGAGGAACGGTGTCAAAAATGTTGCTGGCGACTAAAAATGTGTGCAGAAGACTGGATCATACCGAAAATTTTGCATGGAATGTCCGGAATGTAAACCAGAGGATACTTCCGGATACAACAACAAAGCAGCCTCTTTTACACGGGTTGCTGGAAATAGAATTTAGTTTTAGTTAG
- a CDS encoding phage major tail protein, TP901-1 family, with amino-acid sequence MFKTGLQLFAEAVSGKKIVYLYRLAKNASKEAGKNLAFTTENGRTKSKDADSTATKDGSIRTPGTTEVEITATSILSKGDKTVQELEDAMDSDELIEIWEANLADPAEEGQNKFKGMYFQGYLTEFEITSAAEDNVEVSLTFGINGSGKRGDVTVTTQQQEIANYVFKDSVKEGE; translated from the coding sequence ATGTTTAAGACAGGTTTACAGTTATTTGCCGAAGCCGTATCCGGAAAGAAAATCGTATATTTATACAGGTTGGCGAAGAATGCTTCGAAAGAGGCGGGAAAAAATTTGGCGTTCACAACGGAAAATGGGAGAACGAAAAGTAAGGATGCGGATTCTACTGCGACAAAGGATGGTTCTATCAGGACACCAGGGACAACGGAAGTAGAGATTACGGCTACAAGTATTTTATCAAAGGGAGACAAGACAGTTCAGGAACTTGAGGATGCAATGGATTCTGATGAATTGATTGAAATCTGGGAAGCGAATCTCGCTGATCCGGCAGAGGAAGGACAGAATAAATTTAAAGGAATGTATTTTCAAGGGTATCTTACAGAGTTTGAAATCACTTCGGCAGCAGAAGATAATGTGGAAGTGTCTCTCACATTTGGAATCAACGGTTCTGGAAAGCGTGGGGATGTCACTGTGACAACCCAGCAACAGGAAATCGCAAATTATGTGTTCAAGGATTCTGTGAAAGAGGGGGAATAA